The Channa argus isolate prfri chromosome 14, Channa argus male v1.0, whole genome shotgun sequence genome includes a window with the following:
- the LOC137098385 gene encoding SPRY domain-containing SOCS box protein 4-like: MGQKISGGIKSVDGRGESGGSPSYRPLAHRRQHPELRGPDFFKPPRLDLLLDMPCAGLETQFLHAWNPDDRSLNIFIKEDDKLTFHRHPVAQSTDCIRGRVGYTRGLHVWKIHWPARQRGTHAVVGVATSEAPLHSVGYTALVGSDSESWGWDLGRNRLYHDSKNRAHNTLPFYPCFLEPEETFTLPDSLLVILDMDEGTLSFMVDGQYLGVAFRGLKGKKLYPIVSAVWGHCEISMKYINGLDPEPLPLMDLCRRAARLAMGRERLQEIERLPLPQSLKNYLQYQ, translated from the exons ATGGGCCAGAAGATCTCTGGCGGCATTAAATCCGTAGATGGTCGTGGAGAAAGCGGTGGCTCTCCATCCTACCGACCCTTGGCTCATCGCCGACAGCACCCAGAGCTCAGGGGTCCAGATTTTTTCAAGCCTCCCAGGCTGGATCTCCTACTTGACATGCCATGTGCTGGACTAGAGACGCAGTTTCTTCACGCATGGAACCCTGATGATCGCTCCCTAAACATCTTCATCAAAGAGGACGATAAGTTGACATTTCACCGCCACCCGGTCGCTCAGAGCACGGACTGCATCCGGGGGCGGGTTGGATACACAAGGGGCCTCCATGTGTGGAAGATACACTGGCCTGCCCGGCAGCGAGGCACCCACGCTGTGGTTGGGGTGGCAACCTCAGAAGCACCATTACATTCTGTTGGCTACACAGCATTGGTGGGGTCAGACTCTGAGTCCTGGGGCTGGGATCTAGGACGTAACCGGCTCTACCATGACAGTAAGAATCGAGCGCACAATACGCTGCCATTTTATCCTTGTTTCCTGGAGCCGGAGGAGACCTTCACCTTGCCGGACTCTCTACTAGTGATTCTTGACATGGACGAAGGGACGCTGAGCTTCATGGTGGATGGACAATACCTAGGTGTGGCATTCAGAGGGCTGAAGGGCAAGAAGCTGTATCCCATTGTCAGTGCTGTGTGGGGACATTGTGAGATATCCATGAAGTACATCAATGGCTTGGATC CTGAGCCTCTCCCTCTGATGGACCTGTGTCGACGTGCAGCCCGCCTAGCGATGGGCCGGGAGCGGCTTCAGGAGATTGAGAGACTCCCTCTGCCACAGTCCCTCAAAAATTACCTCCAATACCAGTGA